The following are encoded in a window of Halanaerobiales bacterium genomic DNA:
- a CDS encoding sodium-independent anion transporter has product INIGGNVHFHSAKNLKQELDESFIKETDFIIRMRDIETIDITSLNELKKFIARVQKNGGRVLFSGINDKLYKYLEDSGILNEINKEDVFKANDYIFSSTKDALNEAQGENDGNDSE; this is encoded by the coding sequence TTATAAATATAGGTGGTAATGTTCATTTTCATTCAGCTAAAAATTTAAAACAGGAACTTGATGAAAGTTTTATAAAAGAAACAGATTTTATAATAAGAATGAGAGATATTGAGACTATTGATATAACTTCTCTTAATGAATTAAAAAAGTTTATTGCTCGAGTACAAAAAAATGGAGGAAGAGTACTTTTCAGTGGCATTAATGATAAGTTGTATAAATATTTAGAGGATAGTGGTATTTTGAATGAAATAAATAAAGAAGATGTTTTTAAAGCAAATGATTATATTTTTTCTTCTACCAAAGATGCCTTGAATGAAGCTCAGGGAGAAAATGACGGAAATGATAGTGAATAA